One stretch of Streptomyces sp. NBC_01363 DNA includes these proteins:
- the kdpC gene encoding potassium-transporting ATPase subunit KdpC has protein sequence MRTHLPPVLQHHLTALRILLAFTVITGIAYPLLVTGISQSGLSHQANGSLLTTNGTPVASSLIGQNFSLPKKNPRDEKETLRPDPKWFQPRPSAGGYDPTISGASNLGPNNTDLIETVKDRRAAVAAFDGVQPASVPADAVTASGSGLDPAISPAYAYEQVDRVAKVRNLAPTEVRTLVARHVQGRVLGFLGQERVNVVELNHDLARLT, from the coding sequence GTGCGCACCCACCTTCCCCCCGTACTCCAGCACCATCTGACCGCCCTGCGGATACTGCTGGCCTTCACCGTGATCACCGGCATCGCCTATCCGCTGCTCGTCACCGGCATCTCCCAGTCCGGTCTCTCCCACCAGGCCAACGGCTCCCTGCTGACGACGAACGGCACGCCGGTGGCCTCCAGCCTGATCGGCCAGAACTTCTCCCTGCCGAAGAAGAATCCCCGGGACGAGAAGGAGACACTGCGCCCCGACCCCAAGTGGTTCCAGCCCCGCCCGTCCGCCGGCGGCTACGACCCCACGATCTCCGGTGCCTCCAATCTGGGCCCGAACAACACCGACCTGATCGAGACCGTCAAGGACCGCCGGGCCGCCGTCGCCGCCTTCGACGGGGTCCAGCCCGCGTCCGTCCCTGCGGACGCCGTCACCGCCAGCGGCTCGGGACTCGATCCGGCGATCTCCCCGGCGTACGCCTATGAGCAGGTGGACCGCGTCGCGAAGGTCCGCAACCTCGCCCCCACCGAGGTCAGGACACTGGTCGCCCGACACGTCCAGGGACGTGTTCTCGGATTTCTGGGTCAGGAACGTGTCAATGTCGTCGAACTCAACCACGATCTGGCCAGGCTGACGTGA
- a CDS encoding DUF4118 domain-containing protein has protein sequence MWSDFFLTRPYRQFTVIEPADVITALLLVVVGIAVSRVAARARELKAIALIDDDYLAQIHHTARLAETGTSPHTVIDHVCRQLVGLLRLSGCRFEYGTLVGHPPRPEEDGTIAWGDRCWDADRDGLPREELELRVFHKGRIHGRFMLQPTPGAAPPLAARLVAVTLANQVGAELDAVGRPHA, from the coding sequence GTGTGGTCCGACTTCTTCCTCACCCGCCCCTACCGACAGTTCACCGTCATCGAGCCCGCCGACGTCATCACCGCCCTGCTGCTCGTCGTCGTCGGCATCGCCGTCTCCCGGGTGGCGGCCCGCGCCCGGGAACTGAAGGCGATCGCCCTCATCGACGATGACTACCTGGCGCAGATCCACCACACCGCCCGGCTGGCCGAGACCGGCACCAGCCCGCACACCGTGATCGACCATGTGTGTCGGCAGCTCGTGGGACTGCTCAGGCTGAGTGGCTGCCGCTTCGAATACGGCACCCTCGTAGGACACCCGCCTCGTCCGGAGGAGGACGGCACCATCGCCTGGGGCGACCGGTGCTGGGATGCGGACCGCGACGGCCTGCCCCGCGAGGAACTGGAACTGCGGGTCTTCCACAAGGGACGCATCCACGGCCGGTTCATGCTTCAGCCCACGCCCGGAGCGGCGCCCCCACTCGCCGCGCGTCTGGTCGCGGTGACCCTGGCCAACCAGGTCGGCGCGGAGCTCGACGCGGTCGGCCGCCCCCACGCTTGA
- a CDS encoding ATP-binding cassette domain-containing protein: protein MRKKSDHTAADGHPLAHAARKRRREHHRRIQLVPQNPLAALNPSRTIGATLTRPLRRHTRLTKAQTAERITELLDQVGLSADFVHRYPHELSGRQRPRVSIARALTTNPDFLLCDEAPPRSIPTPPSPSWNSCNVCVPNATWPSPSSATRHT from the coding sequence GTGAGGAAGAAGTCGGACCACACCGCTGCGGACGGGCACCCGCTGGCCCACGCAGCCCGCAAGCGCCGTCGCGAACACCACCGGCGCATCCAGCTGGTCCCGCAGAACCCGCTCGCCGCGCTCAACCCGTCCCGCACCATAGGCGCGACCCTGACCCGGCCCCTGCGCCGCCACACCCGGCTGACCAAGGCCCAGACCGCAGAGCGGATCACCGAACTGCTCGACCAGGTCGGCCTGTCTGCCGATTTCGTCCACCGCTACCCGCACGAACTCTCCGGCAGGCAGCGCCCGCGCGTCTCCATCGCCCGCGCCCTCACCACCAACCCCGACTTCCTGCTCTGCGACGAGGCACCTCCGCGCTCGATCCCGACACCGCCATCGCCATCATGGAACTCCTGCAACGTCTGCGTACCGAACGCGACATGGCCATCGCCCTCGTCAGCCACGAGACACACCTGA
- a CDS encoding DUF418 domain-containing protein produces the protein MAEEQRQSGGARLAQVDALRGFALLGILMVNITYMASAYHGTGLEDPGLGGPLSEAVRRLVAVLFEAKFFLLFSFLFGYSFTLQIDSAERRGARFTPRFLRRLTGLFMIGVVHAVILFPGDILTLYAALGLILLALRRIRPRTAVRIAVVLLAVTAVGYALLAFAVGHAGEGGTIPVSTASAAAQATEALRGGPASVIGAHLQELPDVAFLLIFFQAPSALAAFLLGLAAGRRRALADADRHQWFLRRLQWAGFTVGLLGGIGYADASLNHPGSAYQLFAMGLDVITAPLLAAAYAATVLRLAHGRRGRTVVTVLAPAGRMSLTNYLGQSLVCALLFTGFGAALVGRVAPAGVAVIALTLFAAQAVAGRWWLLHHTYGPLEWLLRAWTTLSIPPWRLPGGTRAPRP, from the coding sequence ATGGCGGAGGAGCAGCGGCAGAGCGGTGGCGCCCGGCTGGCGCAGGTCGACGCGCTGCGCGGCTTCGCGCTGCTCGGCATCCTGATGGTCAACATCACCTACATGGCCTCCGCCTATCACGGCACCGGCTTGGAGGACCCGGGGCTCGGCGGCCCGCTGAGCGAGGCCGTCCGCCGACTGGTGGCGGTGCTCTTCGAGGCGAAGTTCTTCCTGCTGTTCTCGTTCCTGTTCGGCTACAGCTTCACGTTGCAGATCGACTCGGCCGAGCGACGCGGCGCCCGGTTCACGCCGCGCTTCCTGCGGCGCCTGACCGGGCTGTTCATGATCGGCGTCGTGCACGCCGTCATCCTCTTTCCCGGCGACATCCTCACGCTGTACGCCGCCCTCGGCCTGATTCTGCTCGCGCTGCGCCGCATCCGGCCCCGTACCGCGGTGCGGATCGCGGTCGTGCTGCTGGCGGTGACCGCCGTCGGATACGCGCTCCTCGCGTTCGCCGTCGGGCATGCGGGCGAGGGCGGCACGATCCCTGTGTCCACGGCGTCCGCCGCGGCCCAGGCCACCGAGGCCCTGCGCGGTGGACCGGCGTCCGTCATCGGCGCCCACCTCCAGGAGCTGCCGGACGTGGCCTTTCTGCTGATCTTCTTCCAGGCGCCGTCCGCGCTCGCCGCCTTTCTGCTGGGCCTGGCGGCCGGACGCCGACGCGCCCTCGCGGACGCCGACCGGCACCAGTGGTTCCTGCGGCGGCTCCAGTGGGCCGGCTTCACGGTCGGGCTGCTGGGCGGCATCGGGTACGCGGACGCGAGCCTGAACCACCCTGGGTCCGCGTACCAGCTCTTCGCCATGGGCCTCGACGTGATCACGGCCCCGCTGCTGGCCGCCGCCTACGCGGCGACGGTGCTCCGCCTCGCCCATGGCCGCCGCGGCAGAACCGTGGTCACCGTGCTCGCCCCGGCGGGCCGCATGTCGCTGACCAACTATCTCGGCCAATCCCTGGTCTGTGCCCTGCTGTTCACCGGCTTCGGGGCTGCCCTGGTCGGCCGCGTCGCACCCGCCGGCGTCGCGGTGATCGCCCTGACCTTGTTCGCGGCACAGGCGGTGGCCGGCCGATGGTGGCTGCTCCACCACACCTACGGCCCGCTGGAGTGGCTGCTGCGCGCCTGGACCACGCTGTCGATACCACCGTGGCGTCTGCCTGGTGGAACCCGGGCGCCCCGGCCATAG
- a CDS encoding N-acetyltransferase produces MGVPQESTGRGDGGVPRLHRGIPEGAERQVAALYWEAFGRKLGSALGPPGKGRAFLASHLHHDRGITVLDGMGRVIGITGYDLAGRALLGGSARDVLSCYGPLRGLPRLALLALFTRKPAEGELVMDGICVAAAHRGSGIGGLLLREVAAVAAENACSRIRLDVIDVNPRAKALYERH; encoded by the coding sequence ATGGGCGTACCGCAGGAGTCGACGGGGCGGGGCGACGGCGGCGTCCCCCGCCTGCACCGGGGGATCCCGGAAGGAGCCGAACGGCAGGTGGCCGCCCTGTACTGGGAGGCGTTCGGCCGCAAGCTCGGCAGCGCGCTCGGCCCGCCCGGGAAGGGCCGGGCGTTCCTCGCCTCCCATCTGCACCACGACCGCGGCATCACCGTGCTCGACGGCATGGGCCGCGTCATCGGCATCACCGGCTACGACCTCGCGGGCCGTGCCCTGCTCGGCGGCTCGGCGCGGGACGTACTGTCCTGCTACGGCCCCCTGCGAGGACTGCCCAGGCTCGCCCTCCTCGCCCTGTTCACCCGGAAGCCCGCCGAGGGCGAACTCGTGATGGACGGCATCTGCGTGGCAGCGGCGCATCGCGGATCCGGCATCGGCGGCCTGCTGCTGCGCGAGGTCGCCGCCGTGGCCGCCGAGAACGCCTGCTCCCGGATCCGGCTCGACGTCATCGATGTCAACCCGCGCGCCAAGGCCCTGTACGAGCGCCACTGA